In a genomic window of uncultured Flavobacterium sp.:
- a CDS encoding GlsB/YeaQ/YmgE family stress response membrane protein has protein sequence MAFLYFLLIGAISGWLAGQIWKGAGFGLLGNIIVGIVGGIIGGWIAGRLGIGGGGLLWQIIIAVGGAWVLLFLISLVKKA, from the coding sequence ATGGCATTTTTATACTTTTTACTTATAGGAGCCATTTCAGGATGGTTAGCAGGCCAAATCTGGAAAGGCGCAGGCTTTGGATTACTTGGTAATATCATCGTTGGAATTGTTGGCGGAATCATTGGCGGCTGGATTGCCGGAAGACTCGGTATTGGCGGCGGTGGATTGCTTTGGCAAATTATTATAGCCGTTGGAGGTGCATGGGTGCTATTATTTCTAATTAGTCTCGTAAAAAAAGCATAA
- a CDS encoding peptidase M61 encodes MKKILYTLALAVTLWSCKTGSSSGAAKSNVVEVNINLVDVKDDKVLVTVTPPQIKTDEIIYSIPKTVPGTYSTDNYGKYSDSFKAFDAKGNELTVKRIDDNSWSISNAKTLKKVTYLVGDTFDTEKGTGFGNDDVFSPAGTNINAGINFLVNTHGFVGYFQDKLEIPYKVTITHPETLWGATSMTDEDASKTSDVFTTSRYAVLVENPIMYSKPDYTTFNVNGMDILIAVYSPTGKFTAESITPEMKTMMTAQKNFLGKVNANKKYTVLVYLSSMAKDDAHGFGALEHPTATTVVLPESMPKEKLVETMKDVVSHEFFHIVTPLTIHSKEIQFFDYNAPKMSEHLWMYEGVTEYFANLFQINQGLINETEFYTRIADKIEQSKSLNDTMPFTVMSKNVLEQPYKDQYLNVYQKGALIGMCIDIIIREKSNGERGILDLMHKLSAEYGVEKPFNDEDLFAKITQLTYPEVGEFLNKYVAGPTPIPYDFYLAKVGVTKASEKVPGTIFIKGQNPYITVDKATKAISVRSDIDLNVFFTNLNLKAGDVIVSVNNKAYSLDNIYDLITESENWKENDAITLQIKRAGKEQTIKGTVKVPFEEKETFKATDASKEQLRNAWLKG; translated from the coding sequence ATGAAAAAAATACTTTATACTTTAGCTCTTGCAGTAACGCTTTGGAGCTGTAAAACAGGAAGTTCTTCAGGCGCTGCAAAAAGCAATGTTGTAGAGGTCAATATTAATCTTGTCGATGTAAAAGATGACAAAGTTCTGGTAACGGTTACTCCTCCACAGATCAAAACTGACGAAATTATTTATAGCATTCCTAAAACAGTTCCGGGAACTTATTCTACGGATAATTACGGAAAATACTCTGATAGTTTCAAAGCTTTTGATGCTAAAGGAAATGAATTAACTGTAAAAAGAATTGACGATAACTCTTGGTCAATTTCGAATGCTAAAACATTAAAAAAAGTTACTTATTTAGTAGGTGACACATTTGATACTGAAAAAGGAACCGGATTTGGTAACGACGATGTATTCTCGCCAGCCGGAACAAACATCAATGCAGGAATCAATTTTTTAGTTAACACGCACGGTTTTGTAGGTTATTTCCAAGATAAACTTGAAATTCCGTACAAAGTTACAATAACACATCCTGAAACACTTTGGGGAGCAACTTCAATGACTGATGAAGATGCAAGTAAAACAAGCGACGTTTTTACAACATCACGTTATGCTGTTTTGGTTGAGAATCCAATTATGTACTCAAAACCGGATTATACTACATTCAACGTAAACGGAATGGATATTTTAATCGCTGTTTATTCTCCAACAGGAAAATTTACTGCAGAAAGCATCACTCCGGAAATGAAGACAATGATGACGGCGCAGAAAAACTTTTTAGGAAAAGTAAATGCTAATAAAAAATATACAGTATTAGTGTATTTATCATCTATGGCAAAAGACGACGCACACGGTTTTGGAGCTTTAGAACATCCAACTGCAACTACGGTTGTTTTACCTGAATCTATGCCAAAAGAAAAATTGGTAGAAACGATGAAAGACGTTGTTTCTCATGAGTTTTTCCATATTGTGACTCCATTGACTATCCACTCAAAAGAAATTCAGTTTTTTGATTATAATGCGCCTAAAATGTCAGAACATTTATGGATGTACGAAGGTGTAACAGAATATTTTGCTAATCTTTTTCAAATCAACCAAGGTTTGATTAACGAAACTGAATTCTATACTCGTATCGCTGATAAAATCGAACAATCAAAATCATTAAATGACACAATGCCATTTACTGTAATGAGTAAAAATGTATTGGAGCAGCCGTACAAAGATCAATACTTAAATGTGTACCAAAAAGGGGCGTTAATTGGAATGTGTATTGATATTATCATTAGAGAAAAAAGCAACGGAGAAAGAGGAATTCTTGATTTAATGCATAAATTATCTGCTGAATATGGTGTTGAAAAACCATTTAATGATGAAGATCTTTTTGCAAAAATCACGCAATTGACATATCCTGAAGTTGGAGAATTTTTGAATAAATATGTGGCTGGACCAACTCCAATTCCTTATGATTTTTATTTAGCAAAAGTTGGTGTTACAAAAGCTTCTGAGAAAGTTCCTGGAACAATTTTCATCAAAGGACAAAATCCATATATCACTGTAGACAAAGCAACTAAAGCAATAAGTGTTCGTTCTGATATTGATTTAAACGTGTTTTTCACGAACTTAAATCTAAAAGCCGGAGACGTAATTGTTTCTGTAAATAATAAAGCATATAGTCTTGACAATATTTATGATTTGATTACAGAAAGTGAAAACTGGAAAGAAAACGATGCAATCACTCTTCAAATCAAACGTGCAGGAAAAGAGCAAACTATCAAAGGAACTGTAAAAGTACCTTTTGAAGAAAAAGAAACTTTTAAAGCAACTGACGCTTCTAAAGAGCAACTTAGAAATGCTTGGTTAAAAGGATAA
- a CDS encoding DMT family transporter: protein MSQNNVLKGVFLVAIGATTYGMLATFVKMAYSEGYTTAEVTTSQFILGIIGILLINAFQKVKHKDKVVKASKKNIFSLMLAGTSLGMTSLFYYLAVKYIPVSIGIVLLMQTVWMGVLLEMILEKKLPSKQKVIAVIIVLIGTVLATNIIHNDIQLDWRGIAWGVMAAASFTTTMFTANSVATEISSAQRSLYMLLGGSIIVFSFAFATQVTPFNFEIFMKWGIILALFGTIIPPMLMTAGFPLTGIGLGSIVSALELPVSVMMAYVLLNEQVIFSQWVGIVLIILAIIIMNVNFKSKK from the coding sequence ATGTCACAAAACAACGTATTAAAGGGAGTATTTTTAGTTGCAATAGGAGCAACAACTTACGGAATGTTAGCTACTTTCGTAAAAATGGCCTATTCTGAAGGATATACAACTGCCGAAGTAACAACATCTCAATTTATACTTGGAATTATTGGTATTTTATTGATTAATGCTTTTCAAAAAGTAAAACATAAAGACAAAGTTGTAAAAGCTTCCAAAAAAAATATATTTAGTTTAATGCTTGCAGGAACTTCATTAGGAATGACAAGTTTGTTCTATTACTTAGCCGTAAAATATATTCCGGTATCTATTGGTATTGTTCTTTTAATGCAAACAGTTTGGATGGGTGTTTTACTTGAAATGATTTTAGAAAAAAAATTACCTTCAAAACAAAAAGTCATTGCTGTAATTATTGTACTTATTGGTACTGTTTTGGCAACCAATATTATTCATAACGATATACAATTAGATTGGAGAGGTATTGCTTGGGGAGTTATGGCGGCTGCATCTTTTACTACAACTATGTTTACTGCAAATAGTGTTGCTACTGAAATTTCATCAGCTCAACGAAGCTTATACATGCTTTTGGGAGGATCTATTATTGTGTTCTCATTTGCATTTGCAACTCAGGTTACCCCTTTTAACTTTGAGATTTTCATGAAATGGGGAATTATACTGGCTTTATTCGGAACTATTATTCCTCCGATGTTAATGACTGCAGGTTTCCCGTTAACCGGAATTGGATTAGGAAGTATTGTTTCGGCACTAGAACTTCCGGTTTCTGTTATGATGGCTTACGTTTTATTAAACGAGCAAGTTATCTTCTCTCAATGGGTTGGAATTGTATTAATTATTTTAGCAATAATTATTATGAATGTAAATTTCAAGTCTAAAAAATAG
- a CDS encoding DUF2805 domain-containing protein — MKKSNRKELNWEQTERLVSLALEEKNPFEIIKKEFGLAEKEVLEIMKKKMPLEKFEMWKKKAIANKPKPKPVKIDDFDEDLDGKYYIKNKLD, encoded by the coding sequence ATGAAAAAGAGTAACCGCAAAGAATTGAATTGGGAACAAACGGAAAGACTTGTTTCGTTAGCTTTAGAAGAAAAAAATCCATTTGAAATCATAAAGAAAGAATTTGGATTAGCAGAAAAAGAAGTTCTGGAAATCATGAAAAAGAAAATGCCTCTTGAAAAATTTGAGATGTGGAAAAAGAAGGCCATTGCTAATAAACCAAAACCAAAACCAGTTAAAATAGATGATTTTGATGAAGATTTGGATGGTAAATATTATATAAAAAACAAACTAGACTAA
- a CDS encoding peptidylprolyl isomerase — MKFKFLFLFCLAIANIQAQAPKKLVAKPKPATAKAAPATNPAEGIFATISTTKGDIVLTLEYVKAPVTVANFIALAEGKNPFVKVESKKGKPFYDGLKFHRVINDFMIQGGDPQGNGSGDPGYAFKDEFVPELKFDKGGILAMANSGPATNGSQFFITHKDTQWLNGKHTIFGHVVSGMDVVNKIIQDDVITKIVITRKGAAAKKFDAVKVFSDYEKNIEADKKLEAQKLEAQKELTKKVASEKAVSFAATKAAATTTASGLKYVITKKGTGVKGAPGSTIYFHYAGYFEDGNLFDSSLPSVAKAYGQYNAARDSQGGYKAFPFEVGKKDGMIPGFIEALDMMTDGEKATFILPANLAYGEKGAGGVIPPNATLIFEIEVYQNQPVVK, encoded by the coding sequence ATGAAATTTAAATTTCTATTTTTATTTTGCTTGGCAATAGCTAATATTCAAGCTCAGGCACCAAAAAAACTGGTTGCAAAACCAAAACCTGCAACAGCAAAAGCAGCTCCTGCAACAAATCCTGCTGAAGGTATTTTTGCTACTATTTCAACTACAAAAGGAGATATTGTTTTAACATTAGAATATGTAAAAGCTCCTGTAACGGTTGCAAACTTCATCGCTTTGGCAGAAGGTAAAAACCCTTTTGTAAAAGTTGAAAGCAAAAAAGGAAAGCCTTTTTATGACGGATTAAAATTTCACAGAGTTATCAATGACTTTATGATTCAGGGTGGAGATCCACAAGGAAATGGTTCTGGAGATCCGGGATATGCATTTAAAGATGAGTTTGTTCCTGAATTGAAATTTGATAAAGGCGGAATTTTAGCAATGGCTAACTCTGGACCTGCAACAAACGGAAGTCAATTTTTTATCACACATAAAGACACGCAATGGCTTAACGGAAAACATACTATTTTTGGTCATGTAGTTTCTGGAATGGACGTTGTAAATAAAATTATTCAGGATGATGTGATCACAAAAATCGTTATTACACGCAAAGGCGCTGCTGCCAAAAAATTTGACGCTGTAAAAGTTTTTAGCGATTATGAAAAAAACATAGAAGCTGATAAAAAATTAGAAGCTCAAAAACTAGAAGCTCAAAAAGAACTAACTAAAAAAGTAGCTTCCGAAAAAGCAGTTTCTTTTGCAGCAACAAAAGCCGCAGCTACTACAACTGCATCTGGTTTAAAATATGTAATTACAAAAAAAGGAACTGGCGTAAAAGGTGCTCCGGGATCTACAATTTACTTTCATTATGCAGGTTATTTTGAAGACGGAAATCTTTTTGACAGCAGTTTACCAAGTGTAGCAAAAGCTTACGGTCAATATAATGCTGCAAGAGATTCACAAGGCGGATATAAAGCGTTTCCTTTTGAAGTTGGTAAAAAAGACGGAATGATTCCTGGTTTTATCGAAGCATTAGATATGATGACTGACGGAGAAAAAGCGACATTCATTCTTCCTGCAAATTTAGCTTACGGAGAAAAAGGTGCCGGAGGAGTAATTCCACCAAACGCAACTTTGATTTTCGAAATTGAAGTATATCAAAATCAGCCTGTTGTAAAATAA
- a CDS encoding DoxX family protein — protein sequence MNLPWHLYLMAFLYIVAGLNHFRKPGMYIKIIPPAFKNPKLINTISGAAEIILGILLLFHPTTHLAAWGIILLLIAVFPANLFMFQNKKASFGLPKWILFVRLFLQIIFVYWAYQYTF from the coding sequence ATGAATCTACCCTGGCATTTATATTTAATGGCTTTTCTTTATATAGTTGCCGGACTTAATCACTTTAGAAAACCGGGAATGTATATCAAAATCATTCCCCCCGCATTTAAAAACCCTAAATTAATAAATACCATAAGCGGAGCTGCCGAAATAATTCTTGGCATACTTTTGCTGTTTCATCCTACAACGCATTTAGCAGCTTGGGGTATCATTTTACTCTTAATTGCTGTATTTCCTGCTAACTTATTCATGTTTCAAAATAAAAAAGCGAGTTTCGGCTTGCCAAAATGGATTTTATTTGTACGTTTGTTCCTACAGATTATTTTCGTGTATTGGGCTTACCAATACACCTTTTAA
- the aqpZ gene encoding aquaporin Z yields MKKLFAEFFGTYWLVFGGCGSALFAAGIPNLGIGFAGVALAFGLTVLTMAYAVGHISGGHFNPAVSFGLWAGGRFPAKDLLPYIISQCVGALAAAGTLFIIWSGKAGNVIDNTKAGAFASNGFGAFSPDGYSLQSAFIAEFVLTLFFLLVILGATDKFANGRFAGIAIGLALTLIHLISIPITNTSVNPARSLSQAIFTGGEPLSQVWLFWVAPILGAIVAGFIYKTLLQNHAEA; encoded by the coding sequence ATGAAAAAATTATTTGCAGAATTTTTCGGAACCTATTGGCTTGTTTTCGGTGGTTGCGGGAGCGCTCTTTTTGCTGCCGGCATTCCTAATCTGGGTATTGGCTTTGCTGGTGTTGCTTTGGCCTTCGGTTTAACCGTATTAACGATGGCTTATGCAGTTGGACATATCTCAGGCGGACATTTTAATCCTGCTGTATCTTTCGGTTTATGGGCTGGAGGAAGATTTCCGGCAAAAGATCTATTGCCTTACATTATTTCGCAATGTGTTGGCGCATTAGCAGCTGCGGGAACGTTGTTTATAATCTGGTCTGGAAAAGCAGGAAATGTAATTGATAATACTAAAGCCGGAGCTTTTGCTTCAAATGGTTTTGGCGCATTTTCTCCTGATGGATATTCTTTACAATCTGCATTTATAGCTGAGTTTGTTCTGACATTATTCTTCTTATTGGTAATTCTTGGCGCTACAGATAAATTTGCAAACGGAAGATTTGCAGGAATCGCAATTGGTTTAGCCTTGACTTTAATTCACTTAATCAGTATTCCAATTACCAATACTTCAGTAAATCCTGCGAGATCATTGTCACAAGCAATTTTTACCGGAGGAGAACCTTTATCTCAAGTTTGGTTATTTTGGGTCGCACCAATTTTAGGAGCAATAGTCGCCGGATTTATTTATAAAACATTATTACAAAACCACGCTGAAGCTTAA
- a CDS encoding sterol desaturase family protein produces the protein MNEVIAYFSTIPSAHRSLILVGGITFFWIVENTFPLFQMQYKKWHHAGINFFLTLTTIIINFLLAFILIKTASWTTENHFGILQWLPEIPILLYTLIGLLLLDLIGAYLPHYIQHKIKFLWRFHIVHHTDTWIDTTTANRHHPGESVIRFVFTTLGVLIVGTPMWMIFLYQTLSVVATQFNHANISLPNKLDVFLSYFIVSPNMHKVHHHYVVPYTDSNYGNIFSVWDRLFGTFTTLSKDKLIYGVDTHMLPEENNKLKNLLKIPFQKSRSIKNS, from the coding sequence ATGAATGAAGTAATTGCATATTTCAGTACGATTCCCTCTGCACACCGAAGTTTGATTTTGGTTGGAGGAATAACTTTTTTCTGGATCGTAGAAAATACCTTTCCCCTATTCCAGATGCAATACAAAAAATGGCATCATGCAGGAATCAACTTTTTCCTGACATTGACGACCATTATCATTAACTTTTTACTGGCTTTTATCTTAATCAAAACAGCATCATGGACAACTGAAAATCATTTTGGAATTCTTCAATGGCTTCCGGAAATTCCAATTTTGCTTTATACTTTAATCGGATTGCTTTTATTGGATTTAATCGGGGCTTATTTGCCGCATTATATTCAACATAAAATAAAATTCCTGTGGCGTTTTCATATTGTCCATCATACAGATACCTGGATTGACACAACAACTGCCAACAGACATCATCCGGGAGAAAGTGTAATTCGTTTTGTATTTACAACTCTTGGAGTTTTGATCGTAGGAACTCCAATGTGGATGATCTTTTTGTACCAAACTTTATCAGTTGTAGCGACGCAATTTAATCACGCCAATATTTCGCTGCCAAATAAACTAGATGTTTTTCTGAGTTATTTTATAGTTTCTCCCAATATGCATAAAGTACATCATCATTATGTTGTTCCTTATACAGACAGCAATTACGGAAACATATTTTCGGTTTGGGACCGTCTTTTTGGAACATTTACAACATTATCCAAAGACAAATTAATCTATGGCGTTGACACACATATGTTGCCTGAAGAAAATAATAAATTGAAAAATTTATTGAAAATCCCGTTTCAAAAATCGAGATCTATAAAAAACAGTTAA